The window GGCAGGCCTATCGCCAGGCCAATCACCAACAGAGATAACGATTCACGTAGTACCAACCACTGCACACCGCCATTTCTGGCGCCCAGGGCCATACTAATGCCAATCTCGTTAGTGCGGCGAGCCACGCTGAAGCTCATCACATCATAAAGACCGATCGCAGAGCAATACGGCAAGCATTGCAAAGGTGTAAGTCAGGCGAGAGATGAGTGTCTCGCTGCTGGTGAACGAATTCAGGTGTTCCTGCATGGTGTAGACGTTCAGGATAGGCAGGTTAGGGTCGATTGAGTGCGATGCGCCGCGTACGGCCTGCGTGGTCATTGCCGGATCACCCGCAGTGCGGACGAGGATTGTGGCGGCAAAACTATCCCGTGTCCCCTGTCCTCTGTGAGCTGGGCCACGGGAAGGTAAATCATCGGTTCGGTCATTGTACCGCGAAGTTCAAAGGTGCGCGTATCGCGAGCAATGCCAATGATGTTCCATGAGCTATTTGTGGTATCGAGTTTGAACAATGCTTAAGCTGTCAGTGTCGATGAAGCGGGATTTTGACCAGTGATCAGTCGGCCATCGGCGATTGTGAAGGGCTCCCAGTTCTTCTTCTTTTCGAAGATCGCACCAAGCCTTAGCAACTCATCTTCGGCGAGGAATGCGACGACCTTGGTCAGCTGAACCTCTTCCTCCTCGCCGTTCGTGAAACCAGTCACCTGTTTACCTTTCACTAAGGGTTCGCCCTTGTACTTCACATGACGCAACACACCCGAAGATTGGCAAGCCAACGCGATAGGCTTCCCGGAATCGTAGAACGATTCAAGAAGGGCGATCGAGACCGGATCTCCGCCAGATCCCACATCGGCCCGTGCCCTTCCGTGTAGAGGCCGTGTCGAAATCCTCTGCTCGTACTTTGGAAGTGCTTTACCGTATTTGCGAAGGAGAGCGGCGAAGCGGAACGGAAAGGGCCAAGCGCAACGAAGGTCTGCACGAGCCGAAGGTGCGGAAGATTGGGGACACCCTTACGCCGCGCCAAGGAGGAGTCCTCAGCAAAGCTTGGTTTCCTTGTCTGCGCGTGGGACGCGCGCTCCAACTAAGGGAGGGCGTTGCGGCAAGTAACGTCCGGCTGATGTGGGTGGCAAAACACACACGAAGCGCCGGAGACAGAGAGGTATTCCTCCCACCAAGCCAGCTCAGTCCTCAACCGCCGGATACGCGGGTCCTTGACACGAACAGGTATCGAGCCGGTTGGATTCCGACAAGTCCGCGAGTGTGCTTTCCGCCTACTCCTGGGATTCAAGGGAAAACTGCCAGGCGCGCTCTGCTCATTAGCACAACGTTGCATTGGGGTTATGGAATGTGTCTGCATTGTCTGCATCGTTTCGGTCGATGCATGCGAAGTCCTTCTCGATGGCGATATGTAACGTCGCTCCACCAAACAGAACCTGTTCCGCGTACAGTCCGACTGCTGCATCGCTCACTGCCCAGGACCGTATCACCTCGCTCGGCACGGCGACGCGAATGGACGCTCCTCTCAAGCCTGCCGAGATCGCCTCATAAGACGGGCGATGCTTGATCGAGTAGCAGAAACGGTCGGCGGAACTGTCGAAAGCGAAGGACGTAAACGCGGAGATTTCTCCCTCGTCTGCCAGTTTGGCGACCTCTGTCCGAAGAAGTCGGAATCGGATCGAATTGTCCTTGATGCGCAACTTCAAGCGGCACGCTCCTTAAAGATGTTTTTGGAACCTATAGTTCAATTCCAGATAGCCATAGTTCGAGTCACGCATACGCGGATACGTTCCCGCAATAACCGTCTTTCCATACGCATGTGCATAGTAGGCAGCGAGTGAAACACGAGGCGTCACTGCATAATCTGTGCTGATGTCGAAGAGAGACGAAAAGCTGTTGTGTCCATTCGATGGGCGCCCTGTGTATCCAAAGACTTTGGAATCAAAGGCACCTCCGCCCTGATACCAGAGGTCCTGGTTCGACGTGAGCTGCAGGAAATGGAGATCACTTCGGATCTCCACCTTCTTCCCCGGAGTGTCGACCATCTGCATGAAGCTGTCGGTGGAATTCATCAGGTTATAGAACGGATCGCGTGCATACACTCGCGGCGTTGGGAGGATCTGAAAGAACGTGTTGTGTTTCCCATCGTTGGGATTGTTGTCGCCAGTCGAGCGGAAATAGCCTCCACGCACCCACGGCATGGATGACACGGTACTTAGTTTCAGACCACCTTCGATCGCAACAGCGCCGGCAGAGTGATCCAATAATCCCCAATGGCCACTCTGCCCTGCGCCCCACACCACGAAATCCAGAGCCGCTCTCCCCACGGGGATCGCAGCAACAAGATCCCCACCATAGGTCCCGATGCGAATGTTTGAATGATCCAAAGCTCTTGCTGCCGCGGAGCGGTTATCTGTCTTGGCAATCCCGGTGCGTCCGTCGTGATAGCCGAGGCCAAAGCCACGGAGTATTGCATGCTGTCCGACTGAGTGAGAGTACGACGCATACTGAATATCAACGTTAAGTTCGGGATTGGCGTTCATATTGAAGACACCTTGGGTGACGCGGCCAGCCATAGCCGTCATATCCCACCCTTTGTTTCCGACCTTCACATCGATACCGTCGAAGGATCTCTGGCCGTTCGAAAATCCAAAATTGCCAACAAGACGTTGTGCGACGCGATTGGTTTGTAGCCATCGAACGGATGTATCCTTCGGCGTTCCCTCCTGTCCGTCGAAGAACTCAAAACGACCAACACGGACGGAATCGAAGTCATTGTGAAAGTGATAGCGAAGGTAGCCCTGCCGAAACGATGCCGCAGCCGGGTAGGCATTGTTACTGTTCGCGGCGTAATACGTGCCACCAAGTCCAAGCTGTCCTTGTGCCGCCACGGAAGAGACAGCATCGGTGGGAAGAGCCAACTCTGCACTTTGTCCAAGGTCCAACATGTAATCCAGGTTATGTATTCGCTGCGTCAGGGAAAGACGCAGCAACGAGTCTTGATGCCCATAGACTTCGCTCGTTGGCGTCGCAGAAAACCATTGGGTTGCGTTCGTCCTTTGGCGAATCGAGACGGAGACAGTTGGGTCCCCTGTTGCCGGGGAGGACGTTTGAGCAGACAACAAGGGAGCGGAACTCGCAAGCGCGAGCACGAAGAGTGATTTCACGTTAGTCTCCTGTTGATCCATGCGCTGACCCGACCGGGGCCACGCGCAGCTTAAGGCTTCGGGATACAAGCCCATTGTGGAGGAGCGAGTCTTCGCAGTTTCAGACCGCGATCGCGGGACTTACGGGAACAATCACCTCAGAGCTGTCAGGTGCAGGAGACATCGCTCTTCCGCCCTTTCCAACCCATGTTCGTGTCCAACGTCGGGCAACGAGCCGCATCACGACCAACACCGCGATTGCGAACACTGCATAGATAGCAAAGCCTGCTGAGAAGGAACCGGTCTTTTGCTTCGAGATGCCAAGTACATTGGGCAGGATGCTTCCCCCAAGTGCGCCGATCTCACCAATCATGCCGCCCGCAATCGCCGTCGTGAGTGGCCACCGCAACGGAACGAGCTGAAAGGTCGCGCCGTTACCAGCACCCAACGCCGCAAAGCACAACATGAAGAGAAGTGTTGTCGCGGCCAACGATGGGGATGTCGTAAGACCAAAGATGCCCGCGATGGCTACGAGAAAGACAACGGAGAGCGTCGTAATCCCGCCGATCTTATCGGACAACCAACCGCCCAACACACGTGTCGCGCTTCCCAGCAGCGTTGCCATCATGGTCAACGTGCCAGCCTCCGTTTTTGCCATGTGGAACTGCGACACAAACAACGAGGGCAGGAATGTTGCGAGTCCCAGGAAGCCGCCAAACGTGATGATGTAGATCAGGTTGAAGTACCAGCCATCGGCCTCCACAAGACACTTGAGGTGCTGCCCTAGAGTCTGGTGCTCTTTGTCAGGTGGTTCCTTCGCAAAGATGATCATGGTTAACAGAGGCAAGAGCATGAAGAGCGCAGCGACGCCGTATACGTTCGACCATCCGTAGACCTTCGCGAGACGCGGTGCGAAGAAGGCAGCAAGCGCTGTTCCGCTATTCCCTGCTCCCGCAATCCCCATCGCGAGGCCCTTGTATTCTTTCGGAAACCATCCTGCTCCAAGTGATAGTGCGACACCGAAGCTAGCGCCTGCGGTTCCCAACAAGACGCCCATCGCGAGGACGTTTGAAAATGTATGGACAAAAAAGAAGCCATACATCAACGCCGCAATGATGGTGAGCATCTCGATGATGGCCGCACTTTTACGTCCGATGTACTGACCAAGCACACCCAACGGGAAGCGCATCAATGCCCCTGCCATGGTGGGTATGGAAACCATCAACCCTGTCTGTGCAGGGGAAAGATGAAACTGCTCGGTAATGAATGGCCCCATGGCACCATTGAGGACCCAGACAGCAAAGCTGAAGTCAAAGTACAGGAACGCTGCGAAGAGAGTTGGTGGATGTCCGGAACGTAAGAACGCCTTTGCGCTGGCCATGATGTGGCTCCTAAAGTCGAAGTGAGTTTGGTTTGGAAACTACGCTTACGGCTTGTGCTGCGGAGCGAACGTCATGGTTCGACTCGTTACTGCGGGTGAAGCTCTCACGGCGGCCATGGCCGCGAGAAGTTAGCGGCTGCGCTCGACGCGCACAGCACACTGCTTGAAGTTTGGTTCGCGACTGATGGGATCGAAGGCGCCCAACGTAACGAGGTTGGAGTTCTGCTCCGCGAAGTGGAATGGCATGAAGACCTGTCCGGGCGCGACAATACCGGTGATTCGGAGCTCGATGCCCTCCACTCTTGCTCGACGAGACACCAACGTGATCCGGTCATGTTGACGCAAAGAAAGACGATCCGCATCGATTGGATTCATCTCTAACCACGCATTGGGAACCATCCGGTCAAGCTGGGGAACAGCGCCCGTCTTGGTACGCGTATGCCAGTGCTCCACCGTACGTCCTGTATTCAGGATGAAGTCGAATTCCTTATCCGGTTGCTCAGAGAATGGCAAGCACGGAACACAATGCAATTTTGCGCGTCCACCGTCGTAAGGAAATACACCATCCTTATACAGACTCGTACCGCCCCACTGCGCGCCGCCTTGTCCCTCCAACTGTACCCACGTAAAAGCACTGTAGTCACAGAGGCGACCGGCTGATACACGCTGCCACTCCTGCCACGCATCGTGCGAAGAGGTCCATCCGGAAAACAACCTCTCGCGAACACCAAGCCGCTCCGCGATTGAAAGAAAAATCTCGAAGTCCGGACGCGCCTCTCCCGGAGGGGCAACGAACGCATTCACCTTGCTGACACGACGCTCTGAGTTGGTATAAGTTCCTTCCTTCTCACCCCAGATCGCAGCAGGGAGTACAAGGTCGGCATAGTCCATGGTGGGAGTTGGATAGAAGCCATCCTGCACCACAACAAACTCTGCCGTCGACAATGCCTGGGTCAGCAGCTTTACATTCGGGAAACTCACAACTGGGTTTGTCGCGATGAACCACAGAGCACGGACGCGTTTATCGAGCGCGGCCTCAATAATGTCTGGATAGGCGAGCCCACGCGACTTGGGCAGCTCGTCTTCGTCGATATTCCACAGTGCCGCGAGTTCCGCGCGATCCTTTGCGCTGTCGAATTTGCGATATCCCGGCATACCAGAAGTAAAGCCGCTCTCGCGGGTTCCCATCGCGTTGCACTGTCCTGTAATGGAAAAAGGAGCAGATCCCAATTGGCCAATCTTTCCCGTGAGGAGTGCGAGGTTGTTGATCGCCGCAACCGTTACCGATCCTTGCGTGGAATGATTCACTCCCATCGTCCATCCAATGAAAGCGGACGACGCAGTTCCATAGAGGAAGGCGATATTCTCCATCGTCTCCGCGGTAAGCCCGGTCGTTCTTGCGACCGCCTCCGGAGTGAACTCGGCAACAAAGCGCCGCAACTCGTCCAGGCCT of the Terriglobus sp. TAA 43 genome contains:
- a CDS encoding alginate export family protein, giving the protein MLRLSLTQRIHNLDYMLDLGQSAELALPTDAVSSVAAQGQLGLGGTYYAANSNNAYPAAASFRQGYLRYHFHNDFDSVRVGRFEFFDGQEGTPKDTSVRWLQTNRVAQRLVGNFGFSNGQRSFDGIDVKVGNKGWDMTAMAGRVTQGVFNMNANPELNVDIQYASYSHSVGQHAILRGFGLGYHDGRTGIAKTDNRSAAARALDHSNIRIGTYGGDLVAAIPVGRAALDFVVWGAGQSGHWGLLDHSAGAVAIEGGLKLSTVSSMPWVRGGYFRSTGDNNPNDGKHNTFFQILPTPRVYARDPFYNLMNSTDSFMQMVDTPGKKVEIRSDLHFLQLTSNQDLWYQGGGAFDSKVFGYTGRPSNGHNSFSSLFDISTDYAVTPRVSLAAYYAHAYGKTVIAGTYPRMRDSNYGYLELNYRFQKHL
- a CDS encoding NarK/NasA family nitrate transporter translates to MASAKAFLRSGHPPTLFAAFLYFDFSFAVWVLNGAMGPFITEQFHLSPAQTGLMVSIPTMAGALMRFPLGVLGQYIGRKSAAIIEMLTIIAALMYGFFFVHTFSNVLAMGVLLGTAGASFGVALSLGAGWFPKEYKGLAMGIAGAGNSGTALAAFFAPRLAKVYGWSNVYGVAALFMLLPLLTMIIFAKEPPDKEHQTLGQHLKCLVEADGWYFNLIYIITFGGFLGLATFLPSLFVSQFHMAKTEAGTLTMMATLLGSATRVLGGWLSDKIGGITTLSVVFLVAIAGIFGLTTSPSLAATTLLFMLCFAALGAGNGATFQLVPLRWPLTTAIAGGMIGEIGALGGSILPNVLGISKQKTGSFSAGFAIYAVFAIAVLVVMRLVARRWTRTWVGKGGRAMSPAPDSSEVIVPVSPAIAV
- a CDS encoding molybdopterin oxidoreductase family protein yields the protein MTISQRVMRALGLDTAKKKYAYGNDPVFGHISESRIADQWTKTTCGYCSVGCGMLVGTRDGKAVAVRGNPDHPVNLGKLCPKGLSEHQMIDTPGRARTPLLRRGGKGSPLEPISWDEALDVMVARITALQRAHGSDTLGVIGTGQLLTEEFFTLGKLVQLGFRSRNYDGNTTLCMASAVSGYKLSFGSDGPPGSYADMEHADVVLLVGSNIADNHPILCNRLRKRPGQVLIVADPRVTKTAMMADIHLPVKPRSDIALLNGIAHILLRDGMIDEAFLESHTEGLDELRRFVAEFTPEAVARTTGLTAETMENIAFLYGTASSAFIGWTMGVNHSTQGSVTVAAINNLALLTGKIGQLGSAPFSITGQCNAMGTRESGFTSGMPGYRKFDSAKDRAELAALWNIDEDELPKSRGLAYPDIIEAALDKRVRALWFIATNPVVSFPNVKLLTQALSTAEFVVVQDGFYPTPTMDYADLVLPAAIWGEKEGTYTNSERRVSKVNAFVAPPGEARPDFEIFLSIAERLGVRERLFSGWTSSHDAWQEWQRVSAGRLCDYSAFTWVQLEGQGGAQWGGTSLYKDGVFPYDGGRAKLHCVPCLPFSEQPDKEFDFILNTGRTVEHWHTRTKTGAVPQLDRMVPNAWLEMNPIDADRLSLRQHDRITLVSRRARVEGIELRITGIVAPGQVFMPFHFAEQNSNLVTLGAFDPISREPNFKQCAVRVERSR